One window of the Punica granatum isolate Tunisia-2019 unplaced genomic scaffold, ASM765513v2 Contig00418, whole genome shotgun sequence genome contains the following:
- the LOC116190306 gene encoding uncharacterized protein LOC116190306 isoform X1, with product MADYVSSSLIPSSSSTIISQSNPSASSLLSGALGSGPTKVLYTDRRKGSNGGNKNSGSRGGSEGSDDSVDRNPGGRKPNFKFGAEAFGQRRKGQVGQNYLALQSGHASDREAGRKNPNQGSGGEDNRLGSGSVISGRSHSGCRGPRFGPTSPGPYLIWPNSFPPTPTGPGLHLSRPNLFLLQPHGPSPLGLNQQFGPMQHFRAGSFVICQLCNRPGHTAPFCQYSEAQAHLAHGASHGIHDTDWYMNSGVTHHVTSDLSNLTLHDDTSHSDHIFVGDGKSITVLTSGSSTFYFSQRPLHLNHILYAPHISKNIISISKFARDNTCFFEFHQDYFIVKDRHTRQELMRGLVRDGLYCFHPRGRRIDHPQAHLSDIDV from the exons ATGGCTGATTATGTCTCGTCCTCACTCATTCCTTCTTCATCATCGACTATTATCTCTCAGTCGAATCCCTCTGCAAGTTCTCTGCTTTCGGGTGCGCTTGGCTCAGGACCCACGAAAGTTCTCTACACGGACAGGCGGAAGGGAAGCAACGGCGGCAATAAAAACTCTGGTAGCAGAGGAGGCTCGGAAGGTTCGGATGATTCTGTCGATCGGAACCCAGGAGGAAGAAAACCTAATTTCAAATTTGGGGCTGAAGCTTTCGGGCAGAGAAGAAAGGGGCAAGTCGGACAGAACTACTTGGCTTTGCAATCGGGACACGCTTCTGACCGAGAAGCTGGACGAAAAAACCCTAACCAGGGTTCGGGCGGAGAAGACAACCGACTCGGTTCGGGTTCTGTCATATCGGGTCGGTCACACTCGGGCTGTCGAGGTCCGCGTTTTGGCCCGACTAGCCCTGGGCCTTATCTCATCTGGCCCAATTCATTTCCTCCTACCCCGACTGGCCCTGGGCTTCATCTCAGCCGGCCCAATTTATTCCTCCTACAGCCCCatggtccatctcctcttgggCTCAATCAACAGTTCGGCCCAATGCAGCATTTCAGGGCCGGTTCGTTTGTTATTTGCCAGCTTTGCAATCGTCCAGGCCACACAGCTCCATTCTGTCAATATTCTGAGGCACAGGCTCATCTCGCCCATGGTGCTTCTCATGGAATTCATGATACAGACTGGTACATGAATTCAGGGGTAACACACCATGTCACATCTGACTTATCTAACCTCACTCTTCATGATGATACATCACATTCAGATCACATCTTCGTGGGTGATGGTAAATCAATTACAGTTCTAACTTCTGGTTCCTCcaccttttatttctctcAACGTCCTTTACATTTAAATCATATTCTTTATGCCCCacatatttccaaaaatattatttctatATCTAAATTTGCTAGAGACAATACTTGTTTCTTTGAATTTCACCAAGATTATTTCATTGTGAAGGATCGTCATACACGCCAGGAGCTTATGCGTGGCCTAGTTAGAGATGGACTCTACTGTTTCCACCCGAGAGGCAGGCGCATCGATCATCCTCAAGCTCATCTCTCT GATATCGATGTTTGA
- the LOC116190306 gene encoding uncharacterized protein LOC116190306 isoform X2 has product MADYVSSSLIPSSSSTIISQSNPSASSLLSGALGSGPTKVLYTDRRKGSNGGNKNSGSRGGSEGSDDSVDRNPGGRKPNFKFGAEAFGQRRKGQVGQNYLALQSGHASDREAGRKNPNQGSGGEDNRLGSGSVISGRSHSGCRGPRFGPTSPGPYLIWPNSFPPTPTGPGLHLSRPNLFLLQPHGPSPLGLNQQFGPMQHFRAGSFVICQLCNRPGHTAPFCQYSEAQAHLAHGASHGIHDTDWYMNSGVTHHVTSDLSNLTLHDDTSHSDHIFVGDGSSYTPGAYAWPS; this is encoded by the exons ATGGCTGATTATGTCTCGTCCTCACTCATTCCTTCTTCATCATCGACTATTATCTCTCAGTCGAATCCCTCTGCAAGTTCTCTGCTTTCGGGTGCGCTTGGCTCAGGACCCACGAAAGTTCTCTACACGGACAGGCGGAAGGGAAGCAACGGCGGCAATAAAAACTCTGGTAGCAGAGGAGGCTCGGAAGGTTCGGATGATTCTGTCGATCGGAACCCAGGAGGAAGAAAACCTAATTTCAAATTTGGGGCTGAAGCTTTCGGGCAGAGAAGAAAGGGGCAAGTCGGACAGAACTACTTGGCTTTGCAATCGGGACACGCTTCTGACCGAGAAGCTGGACGAAAAAACCCTAACCAGGGTTCGGGCGGAGAAGACAACCGACTCGGTTCGGGTTCTGTCATATCGGGTCGGTCACACTCGGGCTGTCGAGGTCCGCGTTTTGGCCCGACTAGCCCTGGGCCTTATCTCATCTGGCCCAATTCATTTCCTCCTACCCCGACTGGCCCTGGGCTTCATCTCAGCCGGCCCAATTTATTCCTCCTACAGCCCCatggtccatctcctcttgggCTCAATCAACAGTTCGGCCCAATGCAGCATTTCAGGGCCGGTTCGTTTGTTATTTGCCAGCTTTGCAATCGTCCAGGCCACACAGCTCCATTCTGTCAATATTCTGAGGCACAGGCTCATCTCGCCCATGGTGCTTCTCATGGAATTCATGATACAGACTGGTACATGAATTCAGGGGTAACACACCATGTCACATCTGACTTATCTAACCTCACTCTTCATGATGATACATCACATTCAGATCACATCTTCGTGGGTGATG GATCGTCATACACGCCAGGAGCTTATGCGTGGCCTAGTTAG
- the LOC116190302 gene encoding LOW QUALITY PROTEIN: putative receptor protein kinase ZmPK1 (The sequence of the model RefSeq protein was modified relative to this genomic sequence to represent the inferred CDS: substituted 1 base at 1 genomic stop codon), translating into SNNLILKDPSGHVLWQSFDNPTDTLLPNQPFTKSLKLISSFGRGSYYSGYFNFYFDSDNVLKLMHDGPEISSLYWPNPDSKPFENGRTTYNSTRIAVLDDSGMFMSSDRFQFNASDRGHGIKRRLTINHDGNLRLYSLNESNGTWAVTWEALKGMCKVHGVCGRNGICVYTPEPKCSCPPGYQISDPTNWNSGCKPKFHVTCSNFTSDKVRFVELPQTDYYGFDLVYNPSTPYEWCQDACLADCNCLAFAYRTNGLGPCYTKSSLFNGYKTPDFPGNLYLKLPVSLQISSVTPILNGSLPICPLGENTVLVGSSSMYDGIGKRIRXAYLYWFASVIGAVEILFFLSGWWILFRKQGGPEPLEDGYQALSSQFKKFSYGELKIATRNFREEIGRGGSGIVYKGNLGDGREVAVKRLGDVTRGEDFFWAEVSTIGKINHMNLARMWGFCAEGRHRLLVYEFVKNQSLDKHLFGPNLLRWKDRFRISLGTAKGLAYLHHECLEWIIHCDVKPENILLDPDFEPKIADFGLAKLLQRGNATPDFSTVRGTKGYMAPEWALNLPITAKVDVFSYGVMVLEMVRGIRLSNWAIMDVVEGEEEVEEAQLAKFVGVVRRNIQSDPEDNTWIEKVLDPRLRGHYSKRQARALVEVGIVCVEEDRSKRPTMDNIVDVLLECDNEPNVPAR; encoded by the coding sequence tccaacaacCTCATCCTGAAGGACCCGTCTGGTCACGTGCTGTGGCAGAGCTTTGATAATCCGACCGACACACTCCTCCCTAACCAACCTTTTACTAAGAGCTTGAAGCTCATATCTTCCTTCGGTAGAGGTTCTTATTATTCGGGGTACTTCAATTTCTACTTCGACAGCGACAATGTGCTGAAACTGATGCATGATGGGCCCGAAATATCAAGCCTCTACTGGCCCAATCCTGATTCTAAACCATTCGAAAATGGAAGAACGACTTATAACAGCACTAGGATTGCGGTTCTGGATGACTCCGGGATGTTCATGTCCAGTGACCGTTTCCAGTTTAATGCTTCCGACAGAGGGCATGGCATCAAGAGGAGGCTGACAATCAATCATGATGGGAATTTACGGCTCTATAGCTTGAATGAGTCCAATGGCACCTGGGCGGTTACATGGGAGGCCCTGAAAGGAATGTGTAAAGTTCATGGAGTTTGTGGGAGGAATGGGATTTGTGTCTATACGCCCGAGCCCAAGTGTTCGTGTCCTCCTGGTTATCAGATAAGCGACCCCACGAATTGGAACAGCGGTTGCAAGCCAAAGTTCCACGTCACGTGTTCGAACTTTACTTCGGACAAAGTGAGATTCGTGGAACTCCCACAGACTGATTATTATGGGTTCGACCTGGTTTATAACCCCAGCACCCCGTATGAGTGGTGCCAGGATGCCTGCCTTGCCGATTGCAATTGCCTGGCTTTTGCCTACCGGACTAATGGGCTGGGGCCATGCTACACAAAGAGCTCCCTATTCAATGGGTATAAGACACCGGACTTCCCCGGAAATCTGTACCTGAAACTCCCAGTCTCGCTCCAAATTTCCTCTGTGACTCCGATATTGAACGGGTCACTCCCCATTTGCCCACTGGGCGAAAACACAGTCCTGGTGGGCTCATCCTCCATGTATGATGGTATAGGGAAGAGGATCAGATGAGCCTATCTCTATTGGTTTGCGTCTGTCATTGGGGCAGTGGAGatcctcttcttcttgtcGGGCTGGTGGATACTCTTCCGGAAACAGGGGGGCCCCGAACCATTGGAAGATGGGTACCAAGCCCTGTCGAGCCAGTTCAAGAAGTTCAGCTATGGAGAGCTCAAGATCGCAACGAGGAACTTCAGGGAGGAGATTGGGAGAGGTGGCTCTGGGATAGTCTATAAGGGCAATTTGGGTGATGGAAGGGAAGTGGCTGTGAAGAGACTGGGAGATGTTACCCGTGGAGAAGATTTCTTTTGGGCAGAGGTCAGCACAATTGGAAAGATCAACCACATGAACCTGGCAAGAATGTGGGGGTTCTGCGCTGAAGGAAGGCATAGACTTCTAGTCTACGAGTTCGTCAAGAATCAATCTCTGGACAAGCACCTGTTTGGACCGAATCTCCTGAGATGGAAGGATCGATTCAGGATTTCACTGGGGACCGCAAAGGGCCTGGCTTACCTGCACCACGAGTGCCTCGAATGGATCATCCACTGCGATGTGAAGCCTGAGAACATACTCCTGGACCCGGATTTCGAGCCTAAGATAGCGGATTTCGGGCTAGCAAAGCTCCTTCAGAGGGGCAATGCAACCCCGGACTTCTCTACGGTCCGCGGCACGAAGGGGTACATGGCGCCGGAGTGGGCACTGAACCTGCCAATCACAGCTAAAGTCGATGTGTTTAGCTACGGAGTGATGGTCCTGGAGATGGTGAGAGGGATCAGGCTCTCAAATTGGGCAATCATGGATGTAGTTGAAGGAGAGGAAGAGGTGGAGGAAGCGCAGCTGGCAAAGTTTGTCGGGGTGGTCAGGAGGAACATCCAATCTGATCCGGAGGATAACACGTGGATCGAGAAAGTCCTAGACCCCAGGCTGAGGGGGCATTACAGCAAAAGACAGGCAAGAGCTCTGGTGGAGGTCGGGATAGTGTGCGTCGAGGAAGACAGGTCCAAGAGACCAACCATGGACAACATTGTGGATGTCCTACTCGAATGTGACAATGAGCCTAATGTCCCTGCCAGGTAG